One Jeotgalibaca porci genomic region harbors:
- the dnaK gene encoding molecular chaperone DnaK — translation MSKIIGIDLGTTNSAVAVLEGGEAKIIPNPEGNRTTPSVVSFKNGEIQVGEVAKRQAITNPHTIASIKRYMGQPGYTVEAEGKTYTPQEISAMVLQYLKGYAEAYLGETVDKAVITVPAYFNDAQRQATKDAGRIAGLEVERIVNEPTAAALAYGLDKTDTDEKVLVFDLGGGTFDVSILELGDGVFDVLSTAGDNELGGDDFDDKIIDYMVSEFKKENGIDLANDKMAKQRLKDAAEKAKKDLSGVTSTQISLPFITAGAAGPLHLEMTLTRAKFDELTHDLVERTKIPVRRAIADAGIKQSEIDQVILVGGSTRIPAVIEAVRRESGKEPNKSVNPDEVVAMGAAIQGGVISGDVKDIVLLDVTPLSLGIETMGGVFTKLIDRNTTIPTSKSQVFSTAADNQPAVDVHVLQGERPMAADNKTLGRFQLTDIPAAPRGVPQIEVTFDIDKNGIVNVSAKDLGTQKEQQITIKSSSGLTDEEIEKMVKDAEANAEADKARKEEVELRNEVDQLIFQTDKTLKDLEGKVDADEVKKAEEARDELKAAIEADDLEAMKTKRDALNEIVQNLTVKLYEQAAAQQQGQDAEAGSDDGVVDADFEEVD, via the coding sequence ATGAGTAAAATTATCGGTATTGACTTAGGTACAACAAACTCAGCTGTTGCTGTATTAGAGGGTGGAGAAGCGAAAATTATTCCAAACCCAGAAGGTAACCGTACAACACCTTCAGTTGTTTCCTTTAAAAATGGAGAAATTCAAGTAGGGGAAGTTGCAAAGCGTCAAGCAATCACAAACCCACATACAATTGCATCTATTAAACGTTACATGGGTCAACCAGGTTACACAGTAGAAGCAGAAGGAAAAACATACACGCCACAAGAAATTTCTGCAATGGTTCTACAATACTTGAAGGGCTATGCTGAAGCATATCTTGGAGAAACTGTAGACAAAGCAGTTATTACTGTTCCAGCTTACTTTAATGATGCACAACGTCAAGCAACAAAAGATGCTGGTCGTATCGCTGGACTAGAAGTTGAACGTATTGTTAACGAGCCGACTGCAGCAGCATTGGCATACGGTTTGGACAAGACAGATACAGACGAAAAAGTATTAGTATTTGACCTTGGTGGTGGTACGTTTGACGTATCAATCCTTGAACTAGGTGACGGCGTATTCGACGTTTTGAGTACAGCTGGTGACAACGAACTAGGTGGAGATGACTTCGACGATAAGATCATCGACTACATGGTTTCTGAATTCAAGAAAGAAAACGGAATTGACCTAGCTAACGATAAAATGGCTAAACAACGTTTGAAAGATGCAGCTGAAAAAGCTAAGAAAGATCTTTCTGGTGTTACTTCAACACAAATCAGCTTGCCATTTATCACTGCTGGAGCAGCTGGTCCGTTGCACTTGGAAATGACTTTAACACGTGCTAAATTCGATGAATTAACACATGATTTAGTTGAACGTACGAAAATTCCTGTACGTCGCGCAATCGCTGACGCTGGAATCAAACAATCTGAAATTGACCAAGTAATCTTGGTTGGTGGATCAACACGTATCCCTGCAGTTATCGAAGCAGTACGTCGTGAATCAGGTAAAGAACCTAACAAATCTGTTAACCCGGACGAAGTAGTAGCAATGGGTGCAGCAATTCAAGGTGGCGTTATCTCTGGAGACGTTAAAGATATCGTTCTTCTAGACGTTACACCACTTTCACTAGGTATCGAAACAATGGGTGGCGTGTTCACGAAATTGATCGATCGTAACACAACAATTCCAACAAGCAAATCACAAGTATTCTCTACAGCAGCTGATAACCAACCAGCAGTAGATGTACACGTATTGCAAGGTGAGCGTCCAATGGCAGCTGACAACAAAACACTTGGTCGCTTCCAATTGACTGATATTCCTGCAGCACCACGTGGTGTTCCACAAATTGAAGTTACATTTGACATTGATAAAAACGGTATTGTTAACGTAAGTGCAAAAGACTTAGGAACGCAAAAAGAACAACAAATTACGATTAAATCTTCATCTGGTCTAACTGATGAAGAAATCGAGAAAATGGTTAAAGATGCTGAAGCAAACGCAGAAGCAGATAAAGCACGTAAAGAAGAAGTAGAATTACGCAACGAAGTTGACCAACTAATCTTCCAAACTGACAAAACATTGAAAGATTTAGAAGGAAAAGTAGATGCAGATGAAGTTAAGAAAGCTGAAGAAGCACGTGACGAGCTGAAAGCTGCTATTGAAGCAGACGATTTAGAAGCAATGAAGACTAAACGTGACGCACTTAACGAAATCGTTCAAAACTTAACTGTTAAACTTTACGAACAAGCAGCTGCACAACAACAAGGACAAGATGCTGAGGCAGGTTCTGATGACGGCGTTGTTGACGCAGATTTCGAAGAAGTAGACTAA
- the dnaJ gene encoding molecular chaperone DnaJ — MAKRDYYEVLGVSKSASEDEIKKAYRKLSKKFHPDINKADDADQKFKEVTEAYEVLSDSQKRAAYDQYGHASTDPNFGAGGGFGGGGFGGFTGGFDDIFDTFFGGGGRSRNANAPRQGADLQYRVHLKFEEAIFGKKETIRYSREEECVTCHGSGAKPGTEPRTCSKCHGAGAVQVERNTPFGRVMTQAACDVCNGTGKEIISKCNDCHGSGHVESTHSVNVTIPAGVEDGQQLRLAGQGEVGRNGGPYGDLYVVFAVEESDIFDRDGAEIFYVLPIPFVHAALGTEVEVPTVHGNVKLKIPAGTQTGTTFRLKGKGAPRLRGTTNGDQHVKVTIVTPKNLTDEQKDALRTFAEVSGDHLSEDSSGFFDKMRDAFKKG, encoded by the coding sequence ATGGCGAAAAGAGATTATTATGAAGTACTGGGTGTTTCTAAAAGTGCTTCGGAGGACGAAATAAAAAAAGCTTATCGTAAGCTTTCTAAAAAGTTTCATCCGGATATTAATAAAGCGGATGATGCAGATCAAAAGTTCAAGGAAGTAACTGAAGCTTACGAAGTATTAAGCGATTCCCAAAAACGAGCAGCATATGATCAATATGGTCATGCAAGCACGGATCCAAACTTTGGAGCCGGTGGTGGCTTCGGTGGCGGTGGTTTTGGTGGATTTACCGGCGGATTCGATGACATCTTTGATACTTTCTTTGGTGGAGGCGGAAGATCGCGTAATGCAAATGCGCCGCGTCAAGGTGCCGATTTACAATACCGTGTTCATTTAAAGTTTGAGGAAGCTATTTTTGGTAAGAAAGAAACGATTCGTTATTCACGTGAAGAAGAATGTGTGACGTGTCATGGTTCAGGAGCCAAACCGGGGACAGAACCGAGAACGTGTTCAAAATGTCACGGTGCGGGTGCGGTTCAAGTTGAACGTAACACACCATTCGGTCGCGTTATGACACAAGCAGCCTGTGATGTGTGTAATGGAACGGGTAAAGAAATTATTAGCAAATGTAATGACTGTCATGGTTCTGGCCATGTTGAAAGTACACATTCTGTTAATGTTACCATTCCAGCTGGAGTAGAAGACGGCCAACAACTTCGTTTGGCAGGTCAAGGTGAAGTAGGTAGAAATGGTGGTCCTTATGGTGACTTATATGTCGTCTTCGCAGTTGAAGAAAGTGATATATTTGACCGAGATGGCGCTGAAATTTTCTATGTTCTACCTATTCCTTTCGTCCATGCAGCGTTGGGTACAGAGGTAGAAGTGCCTACTGTACACGGCAATGTTAAACTGAAAATTCCTGCAGGAACACAAACAGGTACAACTTTCCGTCTAAAAGGAAAAGGTGCACCGCGTCTAAGAGGAACAACAAACGGTGATCAACACGTCAAAGTGACGATTGTGACACCTAAGAACCTGACAGACGAGCAAAAAGATGCTTTACGTACATTTGCAGAAGTTTCCGGAGATCATCTATCAGAAGATTCAAGTGGATTCTTTGATAAAATGCGTGATGCATTCAAAAAAGGTTAA
- a CDS encoding phosphoenolpyruvate carboxykinase (ATP) yields the protein MATVGRYERSDLKKHNNLLSRFRTTVETAFYGNNMVEVTNLAEAYLLAKDSASTIVTDLPVKHTKELGLPDDAKILIENGGKVVGRTARARVIRGDDKEVDEKVEGIVRDAIYNNRDSLYYKTSGYVGLDEDFMIKAHIAFPEGQENNLYSWLLNFQPATDTYNDMYKKSQKYNEGDIFIYTDPDWRHPDYPLGLAYFEPEKNVACILGMQYFGEFKKGTLTLAWGTAHRNKYVACHGGQKAFYLEGGNSYVASFFGLSGSGKSTLTHDKHGNKYNVKVLHDDAFIINLADGSSIALEPSYFDKTQDYPADHPEQDYFVTVQNVGVTLDTEGKKVLVTEDIRNGNGRTVKSRYSTPNRVDKFSEPINAVYWIMKDDALPPLVKIDDPVLGSAFGATLATKRSTAENIKKGESTDKLVIEPYANPFRVYPLSEDFKDFKELLEREDMNCYIINTGSFMGKKIPKEISISVIESMVEKADTFKPLGDAPGMSYLDVPGFNPEITESYLQLVKERMQMRLDFMEKYNQENPDQLPEEALGAIKNVIASL from the coding sequence ATGGCAACTGTAGGAAGATACGAAAGGTCAGATTTAAAGAAACACAACAACTTATTGTCCCGTTTTCGTACAACTGTGGAAACAGCGTTTTATGGTAATAATATGGTTGAAGTTACCAATCTCGCAGAAGCTTACCTACTCGCAAAAGATTCCGCCAGCACCATTGTCACTGATCTTCCGGTTAAACACACGAAAGAGTTGGGATTACCGGATGATGCCAAGATTTTGATTGAAAATGGAGGTAAAGTTGTCGGTCGTACTGCCCGTGCCAGAGTCATTCGTGGTGATGATAAAGAAGTTGATGAAAAAGTTGAAGGTATCGTTCGTGACGCGATTTACAACAACCGAGATAGTCTTTATTACAAGACAAGCGGTTATGTCGGTTTGGATGAAGATTTTATGATTAAAGCGCATATTGCGTTCCCGGAAGGCCAGGAAAACAATCTTTATTCATGGTTATTAAATTTTCAACCGGCTACAGATACTTATAATGATATGTACAAAAAATCTCAAAAGTACAACGAAGGAGATATTTTTATCTATACAGATCCAGATTGGCGTCATCCGGACTATCCACTTGGATTAGCCTATTTTGAACCTGAAAAAAATGTTGCCTGTATTCTTGGAATGCAGTATTTTGGCGAGTTCAAAAAAGGTACCTTGACGCTTGCGTGGGGGACAGCGCATCGTAATAAATATGTTGCTTGCCATGGTGGCCAAAAAGCGTTCTATTTAGAGGGTGGCAATTCATACGTAGCTTCTTTCTTTGGATTATCGGGATCAGGAAAATCGACACTGACACACGACAAACATGGCAATAAATACAACGTAAAAGTTCTGCATGATGATGCTTTTATTATTAATCTGGCAGATGGCTCATCCATTGCTTTGGAGCCTTCTTATTTTGATAAAACGCAGGATTATCCGGCCGATCACCCCGAGCAAGATTACTTTGTGACAGTTCAAAACGTTGGTGTCACTTTAGACACTGAAGGCAAGAAAGTACTTGTCACAGAAGATATTCGAAATGGGAACGGAAGAACGGTTAAATCGCGTTATTCAACTCCTAACCGCGTTGATAAATTCTCTGAACCAATTAATGCCGTTTACTGGATTATGAAAGACGATGCTTTACCGCCGCTCGTTAAAATCGATGATCCGGTGCTCGGTTCCGCCTTTGGTGCTACTCTGGCAACGAAGCGTTCAACAGCTGAGAACATAAAAAAAGGGGAATCAACGGACAAGCTTGTTATTGAACCTTATGCGAATCCATTCCGTGTCTATCCTTTAAGTGAAGACTTCAAGGATTTCAAAGAATTATTGGAACGGGAAGATATGAATTGCTATATCATTAATACCGGCTCCTTTATGGGTAAAAAGATACCGAAAGAAATATCGATTTCAGTCATTGAAAGTATGGTCGAGAAGGCTGATACCTTTAAGCCATTGGGAGATGCACCGGGAATGAGCTATTTAGATGTGCCAGGGTTCAATCCAGAAATTACAGAATCCTATTTACAGTTGGTGAAAGAAAGAATGCAAATGCGTCTTGATTTTATGGAAAAATATAACCAAGAAAACCCAGACCAACTTCCGGAAGAAGCACTGGGAGCAATTAAAAACGTTATTGCATCTTTATAA
- a CDS encoding LysM peptidoglycan-binding domain-containing protein encodes MTFDDGSDGTNFSKILTILSNHQVKATFFLTGSGTRSHPAIVKTAVQNGHDIGNHSFNHADFTTLTPSQMANQLAQTETIVKNTTGKTTKPLFRAPYGATNLSVLSTVGNAGYTYTVHWTVDTLDWTGNSATTISNRVLNALKPGAIVLMHTGDGASGTPTALNTLIPRLKNMGYRFVTLSQLLNLTPLPSTGGATYTVKAGDTLSQIALRHNVNLAQLIALNNIKNPNLISIGQILQIPGAKPIPSNSSYTVKAGDTLYKIAKAYNVSVSSLATANKISNINLIRVGQILTIPGVTVKPVTQYTVKPGDSLYAIANRFNTTVHNLVVANNISNPNLIRVGAVLIIK; translated from the coding sequence TTGACCTTTGATGACGGTTCCGATGGTACTAACTTTTCAAAAATTCTAACGATACTCTCAAATCACCAAGTAAAAGCAACGTTCTTTCTGACCGGAAGCGGAACACGTTCACATCCCGCAATTGTCAAGACTGCCGTCCAAAATGGTCATGACATTGGTAATCATTCCTTTAATCACGCTGACTTCACGACATTAACTCCTTCGCAAATGGCGAATCAGCTAGCTCAAACGGAAACAATTGTTAAAAATACAACCGGAAAAACAACGAAACCTCTCTTTCGAGCTCCTTATGGTGCAACGAATCTGTCTGTTCTTTCGACAGTAGGAAATGCCGGCTACACATATACGGTGCATTGGACTGTCGACACGTTAGACTGGACCGGAAATTCCGCTACTACTATCAGCAATCGTGTTTTGAACGCACTCAAACCGGGAGCGATTGTTTTGATGCATACTGGTGACGGTGCTTCCGGAACACCAACCGCTCTCAACACGCTCATTCCGCGTTTGAAAAATATGGGTTATCGTTTTGTGACTCTTTCTCAATTACTTAACCTAACACCCCTCCCTTCTACAGGAGGAGCAACTTATACCGTTAAAGCAGGAGATACTCTCTCCCAAATTGCGCTGCGTCACAATGTGAATCTCGCACAACTCATTGCACTCAATAATATTAAAAATCCAAATCTGATAAGCATTGGTCAAATTCTACAAATCCCGGGAGCAAAACCGATTCCTTCAAACAGCTCCTACACCGTCAAGGCTGGCGATACGCTTTACAAAATCGCCAAAGCATATAATGTTTCTGTTTCCAGTTTAGCAACTGCAAACAAAATTTCGAACATTAACCTGATTCGAGTTGGACAAATCCTAACGATTCCTGGAGTAACTGTGAAGCCGGTGACTCAATACACAGTTAAACCGGGAGATAGCTTGTACGCGATAGCCAATCGTTTTAACACCACTGTCCATAACTTAGTCGTCGCCAATAATATATCGAACCCTAACTTAATTAGGGTAGGAGCCGTGTTAATTATTAAGTGA
- a CDS encoding putative polysaccharide biosynthesis protein yields MPNYNSRKERKRAEEEILNKIQTLETDNQQEISKSVPVEKEDKMIQGTFWMTFGSIFSRLLGALYIIPWNAMMGASAEMGNALFAVGYTPYQLFLSIGIAGFPSAMSKQIAQYNAKGEYYQGQELFKKSSLFMVATGILSAGLMYVLAPAIGANSPGISVEANTLVIRSLAPALLIVPIMSLIRGYFQGYQNMVPSAITQVVEQVIRVVYILLATFVVMNIFQGQFPTAVAHSTFAAFVGAVASLIMLMWYYQKHMRKYGAVIERSSTGQKLNTTQAIKEMIKESIPFIIIGSGITFSKLIDQFTFKPIMQRTTEFDAKTISTLYGLFSFNADKLIMIIISLAVGMAATSIPLLVENYIKGNVKQLGNQIRQIFELFAFAMFPAAFGMMIVAAPIYNVFYPITELSPVGVRLLAISSVMSVILGAFTIVSSILQSFGKHLEAILYLIIGLVAKLVLQYPFIMLFGTAGALYATGLGFTITMILSLIKIYRLVPFNVKETGRMTGLIALSTGYMVAAAYFVSRLLGLFMAPDRKITALLFVLIIAGVGAGVYVYLLLKLRVADKILGSRVESLREKLRIS; encoded by the coding sequence ATGCCAAATTATAATAGTAGAAAAGAAAGAAAAAGAGCAGAAGAAGAAATTCTCAATAAAATTCAAACGCTCGAAACAGATAATCAACAGGAGATAAGTAAAAGTGTTCCTGTCGAAAAAGAAGATAAAATGATCCAAGGAACGTTTTGGATGACATTTGGAAGTATCTTTTCCAGGTTACTAGGTGCGTTATATATTATCCCTTGGAATGCTATGATGGGTGCAAGCGCTGAAATGGGGAATGCACTTTTTGCGGTGGGATATACCCCATATCAATTATTCCTATCAATCGGAATAGCCGGGTTTCCGTCCGCTATGTCCAAACAAATTGCGCAATACAACGCTAAAGGTGAATATTATCAAGGACAAGAGCTATTTAAGAAAAGTTCTTTATTCATGGTTGCTACAGGTATATTAAGTGCTGGTTTGATGTATGTGCTTGCTCCGGCAATCGGAGCCAATAGCCCGGGTATTTCTGTAGAAGCCAATACCCTGGTCATCCGATCATTGGCACCAGCTTTGTTGATTGTACCGATCATGAGTCTTATTCGTGGTTACTTCCAAGGTTACCAAAATATGGTGCCGTCAGCGATTACACAGGTAGTTGAGCAAGTTATCCGTGTTGTTTATATTCTTTTAGCAACCTTTGTAGTCATGAATATTTTCCAGGGACAATTTCCGACCGCAGTTGCACATTCGACTTTCGCAGCTTTTGTTGGTGCTGTGGCATCCTTAATCATGTTGATGTGGTATTACCAAAAGCATATGCGTAAGTATGGCGCGGTTATTGAAAGAAGTTCTACTGGACAAAAGCTTAATACAACGCAAGCGATTAAAGAAATGATTAAAGAATCCATTCCGTTTATTATTATTGGTTCTGGTATCACTTTTTCTAAATTGATTGATCAGTTCACCTTTAAACCGATTATGCAAAGAACAACAGAATTCGATGCCAAAACAATCAGTACTTTGTACGGTTTGTTCAGCTTTAACGCTGATAAGTTGATAATGATTATTATCTCATTAGCTGTGGGAATGGCAGCAACGTCTATCCCGCTATTAGTAGAAAACTATATCAAAGGCAATGTAAAACAACTTGGAAATCAAATTAGACAAATATTTGAACTCTTTGCCTTTGCAATGTTCCCGGCAGCTTTTGGGATGATGATTGTTGCAGCACCCATTTATAATGTATTTTATCCGATAACGGAGTTGAGTCCTGTTGGTGTCCGTCTGTTGGCAATTTCTTCAGTGATGAGTGTCATCCTTGGTGCCTTCACGATTGTTTCTTCTATCTTACAATCATTCGGAAAACACCTTGAAGCAATTCTTTACTTAATTATTGGACTCGTTGCAAAGCTTGTTCTGCAATATCCGTTTATCATGTTATTCGGAACAGCGGGTGCTTTATATGCGACTGGCCTGGGCTTCACGATTACAATGATTCTGTCACTTATAAAAATTTACCGATTGGTGCCGTTTAATGTTAAAGAAACAGGTAGAATGACGGGGCTAATTGCTTTGTCAACAGGGTACATGGTGGCGGCGGCTTATTTTGTCAGTCGCTTGCTCGGTCTTTTCATGGCACCTGACCGCAAAATTACTGCGCTCCTATTTGTTTTGATTATTGCTGGAGTTGGCGCTGGTGTGTATGTCTACTTACTATTAAAGCTTAGAGTGGCTGATAAGATTTTAGGTTCACGTGTTGAATCCTTAAGAGAAAAATTAAGAATCAGCTAG
- a CDS encoding 16S rRNA pseudouridine(516) synthase — protein MRLDKFLAHTGYGTRKEVKVLLKKKCILVNGAIITKGDTILKLDTDTVTVNDEVVHYQKFVYLMLNKPGGYLSATEDNHQQTVIDLLDADSQRFSPFPVGRLDKDTEGLLLLTNDGDLAHFLLSPKKQVHKTYYAKVVGVMDEADVKAFNEGVILEDGYECLPANLEILSTAEDSSDVHITISEGKFHQVKRMVLACGKEVSFLKRLTMGSLKLDENLKLGEYRPLTDQELNGLKEFLPQNS, from the coding sequence ATGCGATTAGATAAGTTTCTTGCTCATACGGGTTATGGAACCCGTAAAGAAGTGAAAGTATTATTAAAGAAAAAATGTATTCTAGTAAATGGAGCCATCATTACAAAAGGTGACACTATACTGAAATTAGATACAGATACTGTGACGGTAAATGATGAGGTCGTGCATTATCAAAAATTTGTTTATCTAATGCTGAATAAACCAGGCGGATATTTGAGTGCAACAGAAGACAATCATCAACAAACAGTCATCGATTTGTTAGACGCCGATTCGCAACGCTTTAGTCCCTTTCCTGTGGGAAGGCTGGATAAAGATACGGAAGGTTTACTCTTACTGACCAATGATGGAGATTTGGCGCATTTTCTGTTATCTCCAAAAAAACAGGTGCATAAAACGTATTATGCAAAAGTCGTGGGTGTGATGGATGAGGCTGACGTGAAAGCATTTAACGAAGGAGTTATCCTGGAAGATGGGTATGAATGTCTTCCGGCTAACTTGGAAATTTTGAGTACAGCGGAAGATAGCTCTGACGTGCATATTACGATTTCAGAGGGTAAGTTCCATCAAGTCAAACGAATGGTTTTGGCTTGCGGAAAAGAAGTCTCGTTCTTGAAACGTTTAACGATGGGTAGCTTAAAATTAGACGAAAATCTAAAACTAGGAGAATACCGTCCGTTAACAGATCAAGAACTGAATGGATTAAAGGAATTTTTACCCCAAAACAGCTAA
- the pepV gene encoding dipeptidase PepV: MEINWTKEVEARKEALLEDLFTILKVDSVRDDAKATPEMPVGPGPKEALEAFLQIGERDGFITKNVGNLAGHIEYGAGEELMGVFGHVDVVPTGTGWDTDPFEPVIKDNRVYARGSSDDKGPSMAAYYAIKIIRDLGLPVSKRVRMIIGTDEESGWQCMDHYLQHEELPDFGFSPDADFPIINGEKGNQSLYVRFRNDLAGGKNQLISFDAGLRENMVPQDATVVFTSLEADKIQTALEAFLATHPVKATLSTEGDVVTIEMVGKSAHGMNPAAGINAGTYLAVFLNQFNFGGDAAKFFSLITDFIHLEFTADKLGLAYTDKVMGELTMNAGVFTFTVEEGGQIALNFRYPTGVSAEGLEINLESALSQYGITIAKGGLGKEPHYVPADDPLVQTLLAVYEKHTGLKGSERSIGGGTYGRLLKRGVAYGALFPDSIDTMHQANEFLALDDLFRATAIYADAIYELIK; this comes from the coding sequence ATGGAAATTAATTGGACTAAAGAAGTGGAAGCGCGTAAAGAAGCACTTCTAGAAGATTTATTTACAATACTAAAAGTTGACAGTGTACGTGATGATGCGAAAGCAACACCAGAAATGCCTGTTGGACCAGGACCGAAAGAAGCTTTGGAAGCTTTCTTGCAAATAGGAGAGCGTGACGGCTTTATCACGAAGAACGTTGGTAACTTGGCAGGTCACATTGAATACGGTGCTGGCGAGGAGTTAATGGGCGTTTTTGGTCACGTTGACGTGGTACCCACTGGAACAGGTTGGGATACGGATCCTTTTGAGCCGGTCATCAAAGACAATCGTGTCTACGCCCGAGGTTCAAGTGATGATAAAGGACCATCAATGGCAGCTTACTATGCCATTAAAATCATTCGTGATTTAGGGTTACCTGTATCGAAGCGTGTCCGTATGATTATTGGTACTGATGAAGAGAGTGGTTGGCAATGTATGGATCACTATCTGCAACACGAAGAGTTACCAGACTTCGGTTTCTCTCCAGACGCAGATTTCCCAATCATCAACGGTGAAAAAGGAAATCAATCTCTATACGTGCGTTTCAGAAATGATTTAGCGGGTGGGAAAAACCAACTCATCAGTTTTGATGCTGGCCTACGTGAGAATATGGTCCCGCAAGATGCGACAGTTGTTTTCACAAGTTTGGAAGCTGATAAAATTCAAACGGCTTTGGAGGCTTTCTTAGCTACCCATCCTGTGAAAGCAACACTATCAACTGAAGGCGATGTTGTTACAATCGAAATGGTTGGTAAATCCGCACACGGAATGAATCCGGCAGCAGGAATCAATGCCGGGACTTACTTGGCAGTATTCTTGAACCAATTTAACTTTGGTGGCGATGCAGCGAAGTTCTTCAGCTTGATTACAGACTTCATTCATTTAGAGTTTACCGCTGATAAATTAGGCTTGGCATACACGGATAAAGTGATGGGTGAATTAACAATGAACGCAGGTGTCTTCACATTTACTGTTGAAGAGGGCGGTCAAATTGCCTTGAACTTCCGTTACCCGACAGGCGTGTCTGCAGAAGGGTTAGAAATTAACCTGGAATCAGCATTGAGCCAATACGGTATTACCATCGCAAAAGGCGGTTTAGGCAAAGAACCACATTATGTACCAGCTGATGATCCATTGGTTCAAACATTATTGGCAGTATACGAAAAACACACCGGTTTAAAAGGCTCTGAACGTTCAATCGGTGGCGGAACGTATGGCCGCTTATTAAAACGTGGCGTTGCTTATGGCGCTTTATTCCCAGACAGTATCGACACGATGCATCAAGCAAACGAATTCTTGGCATTGGATGATTTATTCCGTGCAACAGCAATCTATGCAGATGCTATCTACGAGCTAATTAAATAA
- a CDS encoding murein hydrolase activator EnvC family protein, translating into MNKKYIALLSSMVLLSPLVGGMQVQADTLDELNREKQQLEQKSEDVQNKINDKESSLQKLEDEKSNLESHVAELQESIDELLLQLDKQEEELQKIEQKINDLQERIEALQIIIEQRTEKLNNQARVIQTEASMTDMVSIVMNAESLTDMVGKISTVNRLITANKDIVIQQENDKQEVEDTKAAVEDERVAAEELKQQIIVSKNNVVAQQNELNHQITLVLENVQLTEKEKSKLQATKSDLASQTSEISSEIAAEETRIEQERIAREKAEAERIAREKAEEEAAAAAAAQAANNMVASSESSVPSSVSSSSVGGFIRPASGYISSPYGMRFHPITGTYHSHNGIDFAGSGPIVAAREGTVEVATYSPSWGYYVVVNHGTIDGNNVKTLYAHMTPGLTVAPGQSVSAGQQLGTMGTTGESTGVHLHLEVYENGTRINPLKYFSL; encoded by the coding sequence TTGAATAAGAAGTATATTGCATTACTATCTTCAATGGTCTTGCTATCACCGCTTGTAGGCGGTATGCAAGTTCAAGCAGATACACTTGATGAACTTAACCGTGAAAAACAACAATTAGAGCAAAAGTCAGAAGACGTTCAAAATAAAATCAATGATAAAGAATCTTCTTTACAAAAACTGGAAGATGAAAAATCAAACTTGGAGAGCCATGTTGCGGAGCTTCAAGAAAGTATAGATGAACTATTATTACAATTAGACAAACAAGAAGAAGAACTGCAAAAAATTGAGCAAAAAATTAATGATTTGCAAGAACGCATAGAAGCCTTACAAATCATTATTGAGCAACGTACTGAAAAATTAAATAATCAAGCACGTGTTATTCAAACTGAAGCTAGTATGACAGATATGGTATCAATCGTGATGAACGCTGAATCATTGACTGATATGGTGGGTAAAATATCTACTGTTAACCGTCTAATCACAGCGAACAAAGATATCGTTATCCAACAGGAAAATGATAAACAAGAAGTTGAAGATACGAAAGCAGCTGTCGAAGACGAGCGTGTAGCAGCTGAAGAATTGAAACAACAAATTATTGTCAGTAAAAACAACGTCGTAGCACAACAAAACGAGTTGAATCATCAAATTACATTGGTGCTCGAAAATGTGCAATTAACTGAAAAAGAAAAAAGTAAATTACAAGCAACGAAATCAGATTTAGCATCTCAGACGAGTGAAATTAGTTCAGAAATCGCTGCAGAAGAAACGCGTATTGAACAAGAACGTATCGCACGTGAGAAGGCTGAAGCTGAAAGAATTGCACGTGAAAAAGCTGAGGAAGAAGCAGCTGCAGCGGCCGCTGCACAAGCGGCCAACAATATGGTTGCATCGTCTGAATCATCGGTACCAAGCTCTGTTTCATCCAGTTCAGTTGGTGGCTTTATTCGTCCCGCATCAGGCTACATTTCTTCACCTTACGGAATGAGATTCCATCCAATCACCGGAACATACCATTCACATAATGGTATTGACTTCGCGGGCAGCGGTCCAATCGTTGCGGCACGTGAAGGGACAGTGGAAGTGGCAACATATAGTCCTTCTTGGGGCTACTATGTCGTTGTTAACCATGGCACGATTGATGGTAATAATGTAAAAACACTTTATGCACACATGACACCGGGCTTAACGGTTGCACCAGGGCAATCAGTGAGCGCGGGTCAACAACTTGGAACTATGGGAACAACTGGTGAATCAACTGGTGTTCACTTACATCTCGAAGTTTACGAAAATGGAACACGTATTAATCCATTGAAATATTTTTCACTATAA